The nucleotide sequence TGCAATCGAAGAAAAGAACTCTAACATTCGGGCTGTTTCGGAAAGCTATTCAAAAGCAATTAAGGGCTTCGGAAAGGTTATTACCTCAAGCCGTTATAAAAATCTCGAACAAGGAAAGAAAATCTCAAACGAAAATGAAGCAAAGTTTTTACCGGATCCTGAGCTGACCGATTCCGATTTTGCCCAAGCTGTAGGGGAGCGTCTTACCATTGTTATTAACGCCTCTCAAAACCGCCGAAGTGTTTACTCATCAGAGCGCGACCGCTTTGATGCAATTCTTGATGCGGTTATGGACGGGGCTGTTTTAAGTGAAGCCGATCAAGCCTTTAAACTCAAATATGAAAAAAATATGAGTGAAGATGAAAGGCTCTTTTTTGAAACTAAAATCAATCTTGGGCTTGAAGCCCGAAAGGAGAAAACAAAATGGCACTAAAAGAAGTTTTAAACTTTAACAATCTATCCCACGGAGATGCTGCACGTATTACAGGGCTTAACCGCTCAACTGTTTCGCGTGTCGCCTCAAAAGATTATCCTAATTGGAAAGAAAAGGAAGGCGAAATCTTAAGCCTTCTTAAAGAAGCGGGTTACAATACCGAAAACATTGAAGAAGAAAAAACGGGTATCAGCCTCGACTTTGAAGCAGTTGTTATGACTCCCTCTGTTTCAGCTTACAAAAACCTTGCTTCAAGCTTAGCCGATCCTGAAGGTTCTCTTTCTTCAAGTCTAGGTATGGTCATCGGAACAGCTGAGAGAGGAAAAACCTTTACCTCAAAATGGTTTGTTTCCGAAAACTCAAACGCTGTCTACATCCTTTACATTGACGGCTCTTCCATCACCCAGCTTCTGCGCGACATCTGTTACGAAGTGGCCAACACCCGTCCTCATTCAATGAGTAAGTGTATCACTGTTTTAGAGCAATCCTGCCTTTATCAGAGGCATCTTATAATCATTGATGAAGCCGATAAATGCCCGGTCAAGCATCTTGAAACTTTACGAGGAATAAACGAACGCTGTAATCTTCCCTTTCTCTTTGTGGGAGAAGAAGCTTTAAAAAGTAAAATCGATCAGGTTCCTCGTCTTCGCTCGCGAGTGCGTCATCCTATTGTAGTCTTTGACCCAATAAAGGAAATCGACATTGCAGCTTATTACCGCTCGGCCGCAGGACTAACACTTGATCTTAAAACTGCAAACCTATTATCAAAAAGAGCCCGAGGTGGTTTCCGTACGGTTGCAAACGAAGCAAGAGCCTTGGTCAATATCGCCAATGCTTCGGGGCTTTCTACCATTACCGAAGAAATGATAAATCGATTAGGTTAAAAATTAAAGGAGGAAAAAAATGAATACATCAGTAAACAAAGCAAGCAGAAATAAAATGTTGGCTCTTATTCATCTACAAAAGAATAAGGCTAAAATCACGGATGAACAATACATCGGTATTCTTTTAGACCATGCCGGAGTAGATTCAGCTTCTAAGATTGAAAACATAAAACAGTTTAAATCCGTAATAGATGCCTTAAATAAAATTCTTATAGCGCAAGGAAAAGCCCCCTTAGGCAGTTCTCAAAATTTCACACCGCAATCTCAACGCTTCCTGAATGCTGTAAGAGCTAAGGCAAATGCAGTTCTCGGTAATCACAGTAAAAACCGCTTACAAGGTTATTTAAACAAAATGGGTAAATCATGCTTGGAAGATTGCAGCATGATAGAGCTTCGCCGTGTTATGGGATTCTTAAGCATTATAGAAAAGAAATATTAGACAGGAAAACGAATATGGCTAAAGGAGAATTGTTTGAAAATTTAAGAGAATATAGAACCGCTCTTTCCCAACAAGAAAGGGAGACCGCCGTTAAAGGCTTAATTCAAAATGCCCGTATCGCCGGAAAGTATTTTTATTCTCTAAAAGAAACATGTGCAATCCTGCATTGTTCCCGAGATGAGCTTCAGACGATTCTCCACCAATTCCGTCTTGATGCCGTCTTATTTTTAGGCGTATACCGCATCCCTTGGTATGACCTTGCAGGCTTTATTTTAGACGATCACGATGACACCTTACAGGAGGATTTAAATGAATATCTACAAGAAATCATTAGAAGAAATCGAAGCCTTCCCGGAATTAATGCAGATTAAAATCGACATTCTCCCAAACTGCCCGCCCATCCTAAGCTCAAAAGAAGCTGCCTTTGTTTGTAATGTTTCTGAACCTACAATCCAGCGCATGATTTCAGGCGGCCTTCTTCCGGTTAATTCCGACCATGAAGTCCTTAAAAAAGACCTTATAAACTACATCAAAACCCACTCTCTAGCCGATATTCCTTTGATGTAAAATCAAATAAAAAAGGGGCCAAAAGCCCCTTAAAAAATCGTTAAAACCCACCAAAACCCGCTAAAAACCACATCAAAAATAGTCAAAATTGATTATAATTCCCACTCATTTTTTTTTAGAATTGATACCTTTTCCTATCAAGTTTATTGTAATACACTTTGGCAGTT is from Treponema denticola and encodes:
- a CDS encoding ATP-binding protein produces the protein MALKEVLNFNNLSHGDAARITGLNRSTVSRVASKDYPNWKEKEGEILSLLKEAGYNTENIEEEKTGISLDFEAVVMTPSVSAYKNLASSLADPEGSLSSSLGMVIGTAERGKTFTSKWFVSENSNAVYILYIDGSSITQLLRDICYEVANTRPHSMSKCITVLEQSCLYQRHLIIIDEADKCPVKHLETLRGINERCNLPFLFVGEEALKSKIDQVPRLRSRVRHPIVVFDPIKEIDIAAYYRSAAGLTLDLKTANLLSKRARGGFRTVANEARALVNIANASGLSTITEEMINRLG
- a CDS encoding helix-turn-helix domain-containing protein; the encoded protein is MNIYKKSLEEIEAFPELMQIKIDILPNCPPILSSKEAAFVCNVSEPTIQRMISGGLLPVNSDHEVLKKDLINYIKTHSLADIPLM